The Endomicrobiales bacterium genome contains a region encoding:
- a CDS encoding uracil-DNA glycosylase — protein sequence MKRYTAQKLLSLTKTYFEDELATGHGEFIIDKSKKAPSKKGQLLEAYKNEISSCIKCPLGKSRLNFVFGVGDPDAKLMFIGEGPGFDEDHQGEPFIGRAGKLLNKIIESIGLSRQAVYIANIVKCHPMIDPTDPEKHGNDRPPTEEESKMCLPYLEKQIEIIAPKVICTLGNSALKPFVQTELGISKVRGKFYDYKGIKLMPTFHPAALLRNPNLKKEVWDDIRAISAQLQK from the coding sequence ATGAAGCGTTACACTGCGCAAAAACTGCTATCTCTTACTAAAACATACTTTGAAGACGAGCTTGCCACAGGCCATGGGGAATTTATAATAGATAAATCAAAAAAAGCTCCAAGCAAAAAAGGGCAGTTGCTGGAGGCATATAAAAACGAAATCTCTTCCTGTATTAAATGCCCATTAGGAAAATCAAGGTTAAACTTTGTTTTTGGAGTTGGCGACCCCGATGCAAAGCTTATGTTTATTGGTGAGGGCCCCGGTTTTGATGAAGATCACCAAGGAGAGCCGTTTATTGGCAGAGCAGGTAAACTGTTAAATAAAATAATTGAATCAATAGGCCTTAGCCGGCAAGCCGTTTATATTGCAAACATTGTAAAGTGTCATCCAATGATAGACCCAACTGACCCGGAAAAACACGGCAACGATAGGCCTCCAACAGAAGAAGAATCTAAGATGTGTCTTCCTTATTTGGAAAAGCAAATTGAAATTATTGCTCCAAAAGTTATCTGTACACTTGGCAACTCTGCGCTAAAGCCATTTGTTCAAACCGAGTTGGGTATATCAAAAGTTCGCGGTAAGTTTTATGATTACAAAGGAATTAAGCTAATGCCTACTTTTCACCCTGCCGCCTTACTAAGAAACCCTAACCTTAAAAAAGAGGTTTGGGATGACATTCGTGCGATAAGCGCCCAATTGCAAAAATAA
- a CDS encoding phosphopantothenoylcysteine decarboxylase, whose translation MLKLNPSVLITAGSTREFIDPVRYISNSSSGKMGAALASAALAAGSKVTVICAQVSANFPKNAKIIKVISARQMFESVKESVKFCQIFISAAAVADFAPVKFSKIKLKKSSQYTTLKLKKTPDILQYVGRHKGLRVVVGFALESENLEFNAQKKLKNKNLDFIVANGIDAVCSKDVRATLIFKDGKKLKFAKMKKEKLAKRIIYEALHCAKTAISY comes from the coding sequence ATGTTAAAGTTAAATCCCTCCGTTTTAATTACCGCTGGTTCAACCAGAGAGTTTATTGACCCAGTGCGTTATATTTCCAACTCATCATCTGGTAAAATGGGCGCGGCACTTGCAAGCGCCGCGCTTGCGGCTGGCTCAAAGGTAACAGTTATATGCGCCCAAGTTAGCGCCAACTTTCCAAAAAATGCGAAAATAATAAAAGTAATCAGTGCCAGGCAGATGTTTGAGAGTGTTAAGGAATCTGTAAAATTTTGCCAAATATTTATTTCTGCGGCGGCTGTTGCAGATTTTGCACCCGTAAAGTTTTCAAAAATCAAATTAAAAAAAAGCTCTCAATACACAACATTAAAACTTAAAAAAACTCCCGATATTTTGCAATATGTTGGCAGGCACAAAGGTCTGAGAGTTGTTGTTGGTTTTGCGCTTGAGTCGGAAAATTTAGAGTTTAACGCGCAAAAAAAACTTAAAAATAAAAACCTTGATTTTATTGTTGCCAATGGCATAGATGCTGTTTGTTCTAAGGATGTTCGCGCGACACTGATTTTTAAAGATGGCAAAAAATTAAAGTTTGCCAAAATGAAAAAAGAAAAGCTTGCCAAAAGGATTATTTATGAAGCGTTACACTGCGCAAAAACTGCTATCTCTTACTAA
- a CDS encoding phosphopantothenoylcysteine decarboxylase (decarboxylates 4-phosphopantothenoylcysteine to form 4'-phosphopantotheine.): MKPQNGKNVLIGISGGIAAYKVPELVRSFVKESFAVKCVLTQSAQKFVTPLTLQTLSKNKVYCSMFEGSEWELDHIVLANWADIFIVAPATADTIAKLACGSAQDLLSCTALAFKKPILVCPAMNTDMWNHQATVANCSRLKEFGYNIVQPQDGELACGVLGIGRLADIEVILKRAVELLK, encoded by the coding sequence GTGAAACCTCAAAACGGTAAAAATGTTTTAATAGGTATATCTGGTGGCATAGCTGCTTATAAAGTGCCGGAACTTGTGCGCAGTTTTGTTAAAGAGAGTTTTGCTGTAAAGTGTGTGCTTACGCAAAGCGCGCAAAAGTTTGTAACACCTCTAACATTACAAACACTTTCAAAAAATAAAGTTTATTGCTCTATGTTTGAAGGAAGCGAGTGGGAGTTAGACCACATTGTACTTGCCAACTGGGCAGATATTTTTATTGTTGCCCCTGCAACGGCCGATACAATAGCAAAACTTGCTTGCGGCAGCGCGCAAGATCTTCTTTCTTGCACTGCCTTGGCGTTTAAAAAACCGATACTTGTTTGCCCGGCGATGAACACAGATATGTGGAACCATCAGGCAACGGTTGCAAACTGTAGCCGGCTTAAAGAGTTTGGTTATAACATTGTACAGCCACAAGATGGCGAGCTTGCCTGTGGTGTGCTTGGCATTGGTCGCCTAGCCGATATAGAAGTAATTTTAAAAAGAGCAGTTGAGCTTTTAAAGTAA
- the gmk gene encoding guanylate kinase, whose product MNKKGLIIVLSAPSGTGKTTLVHKLLRADKNLMFSVSCTTRPMRDGEKNCIDYNFLSVDDFKSNITKNKFAEWALVHDNYYGTLKSEIENAMNSGRDILLDIDVQGGINIKKAFPGAVLIFIMPPSIEELKNRLIKRNKDSKETISARLANAKNEISHYAQYDYLVVNDKLKTALSELLYIIGSERLKIVKVKNVLKGG is encoded by the coding sequence ATGAATAAAAAAGGTCTAATAATTGTTTTGTCTGCACCCTCAGGGACCGGTAAAACCACGCTTGTGCATAAACTGTTAAGAGCAGATAAAAATCTGATGTTTTCTGTTTCTTGTACAACGCGGCCAATGCGTGATGGTGAGAAAAATTGCATTGACTACAATTTTCTAAGTGTTGACGATTTTAAGAGCAACATAACAAAAAATAAGTTTGCCGAGTGGGCTTTGGTTCATGATAATTATTACGGCACATTAAAAAGTGAAATTGAAAATGCTATGAACTCAGGTAGAGATATTTTATTAGATATAGATGTGCAAGGTGGCATAAACATTAAAAAGGCATTTCCTGGCGCTGTGCTTATATTTATTATGCCGCCAAGCATTGAAGAACTAAAAAATCGTCTAATCAAAAGAAATAAAGATTCTAAAGAAACAATATCTGCTCGATTGGCAAACGCAAAAAATGAAATCAGTCATTATGCTCAGTATGATTACCTTGTTGTAAATGACAAATTAAAAACCGCGCTTTCTGAACTGCTCTATATTATTGGCTCGGAGCGCCTTAAAATTGTAAAAGTAAAAAATGTTCTTAAGGGAGGGTAA
- a CDS encoding RluA family pseudouridine synthase produces MQKIQIEAIMAHTRIDSYLAHLVEGYSRSYFKELIKNGNVLLNGVVPQVSKALKVGDVLEYELEQKESALLAENLPLDIIYEDNEVIIVNKAAGVVVHPACGHENGTLVNAVLGYAKGAFPVFLAHRIDKDTSGLVIIAKNERAKNILSNQFQKRLVKKQYLAVAFGNPTETEGYINAPLGRSPIDRKKIIVGPLSKKESITEFKVLKRYKGYCLLEVSPLTGRTHQIRSHLAYIGHPIMGDVFYGGPTESIMGTVKRQLLHAYKVSFIHPASNKRVEFIAPVPDDLKELCKGYYDK; encoded by the coding sequence ATGCAAAAAATTCAAATTGAAGCCATAATGGCTCATACAAGAATTGACAGCTATCTTGCTCATCTGGTAGAGGGATACTCTCGCAGTTATTTTAAAGAGCTAATAAAAAATGGTAATGTCTTGCTTAACGGAGTTGTTCCGCAGGTAAGTAAAGCACTTAAAGTTGGCGATGTTCTTGAGTATGAGCTTGAGCAAAAAGAAAGCGCTCTATTAGCCGAAAATTTGCCGCTTGATATTATTTACGAAGACAACGAAGTAATTATTGTAAATAAAGCCGCGGGTGTTGTTGTTCACCCTGCTTGTGGGCATGAAAACGGTACACTTGTTAATGCTGTTCTTGGTTATGCCAAAGGCGCGTTTCCGGTGTTTCTTGCTCACCGTATAGACAAAGATACATCGGGCCTGGTTATAATTGCAAAAAATGAGCGCGCGAAAAATATTCTCTCAAACCAGTTTCAAAAGCGCCTTGTAAAAAAGCAATATCTGGCTGTAGCATTTGGCAACCCAACTGAAACCGAGGGTTACATCAATGCTCCTTTGGGGCGTTCGCCAATTGACCGAAAAAAAATAATTGTCGGGCCGCTTTCCAAAAAAGAGTCGATCACTGAATTTAAGGTTTTAAAAAGGTATAAAGGTTATTGCTTGCTTGAAGTAAGTCCATTAACCGGAAGAACGCATCAGATAAGAAGCCACCTTGCCTATATAGGTCATCCCATAATGGGTGATGTTTTTTATGGCGGTCCAACGGAAAGTATCATGGGTACGGTAAAAAGGCAGTTGTTGCATGCTTACAAGGTGTCATTTATTCACCCCGCAAGCAACAAAAGAGTTGAGTTCATCGCACCAGTGCCTGATGATCTAAAGGAATTATGCAAAGGTTATTATGATAAATAG
- the lgt gene encoding prolipoprotein diacylglyceryl transferase → MHPILFNLFGITIHTYGLLVALGLVAGTIYFTNRAKLIGVNEQKAIDLVFYTVLFGFIGARLLYVLLNISYFASNPVDIFKVWEGGLVFFGGLIGGAAAWLVFISKNKMGNVWALADILAPSLVLAHFFGRIGCFFAGCCYGSSANGPLCVTFSDKNSLAPIGIPLLPTQLFEAALLMFLFVFLHLYSKGVRTAGKVLALYIVIYGTGRFVIEFFRGDERGAFLLGLSPAQVISFVLIGLGIYIWLLKNAKNSN, encoded by the coding sequence ATGCACCCTATTCTTTTTAATTTATTTGGCATAACAATACATACATACGGCCTGTTGGTTGCATTGGGCCTTGTCGCGGGAACGATTTACTTTACTAATCGCGCAAAGTTAATTGGTGTTAATGAGCAAAAAGCCATAGACCTTGTTTTCTATACAGTATTATTTGGTTTTATTGGTGCAAGGCTTTTGTATGTTTTATTAAACATTTCTTATTTTGCCTCAAACCCGGTTGATATTTTTAAAGTTTGGGAAGGTGGCCTGGTTTTTTTTGGCGGCCTTATTGGTGGTGCTGCGGCATGGCTTGTTTTTATATCAAAAAATAAAATGGGCAATGTTTGGGCCCTTGCCGATATTTTAGCTCCAAGCCTGGTGCTTGCTCACTTTTTTGGGCGTATTGGTTGTTTTTTTGCCGGCTGTTGTTATGGCAGTAGCGCTAATGGCCCGTTGTGTGTAACATTTAGCGATAAAAACTCTCTGGCACCTATTGGCATTCCACTTTTACCCACGCAGTTATTTGAAGCTGCATTATTGATGTTTTTATTTGTTTTTTTGCACCTTTACTCCAAAGGGGTAAGAACTGCCGGAAAGGTTCTTGCTTTGTATATTGTTATTTACGGAACAGGCAGGTTTGTTATTGAGTTTTTCAGGGGTGATGAGCGAGGTGCATTTCTTTTAGGCCTTTCGCCGGCACAGGTAATTTCGTTTGTTTTGATAGGTCTTGGTATTTATATTTGGTTGTTAAAAAATGCAAAAAATTCAAATTGA
- the lspA gene encoding signal peptidase II — protein sequence MLRVMLIFAPIILLDQLTKHFVRKLIALGGQIDVLPFLNFVNVKNTGIAFGMFQGFNQLLSVVSAIVLTIVAFWFIFEARNEKKLFSVSFALVLAGGVSNYFDRAYFGFVTDFADFHLATYHWYSFNIADACICIGSILLTYYYLFIKKPAVKA from the coding sequence ATGCTTAGAGTAATGCTCATATTTGCTCCAATTATTTTGCTTGATCAGCTTACAAAGCATTTTGTGCGCAAGCTTATTGCATTAGGTGGGCAAATAGATGTACTGCCATTTTTAAATTTTGTTAATGTGAAAAATACAGGCATTGCTTTTGGTATGTTCCAAGGGTTTAATCAGCTTCTTTCCGTGGTGTCGGCTATAGTGCTTACTATTGTAGCTTTTTGGTTTATATTTGAAGCAAGAAACGAAAAGAAGCTTTTTAGTGTTTCATTCGCACTTGTGCTTGCCGGCGGAGTTTCAAATTACTTTGATAGAGCTTACTTTGGTTTCGTTACCGACTTTGCAGATTTTCACCTTGCAACATATCACTGGTATTCATTTAACATTGCTGATGCTTGTATTTGCATCGGGTCTATTTTGTTAACATATTATTATCTGTTTATTAAAAAACCGGCGGTAAAAGCATAA